In one Bradyrhizobium sp. 4 genomic region, the following are encoded:
- a CDS encoding metallophosphoesterase family protein codes for MTSLARSHPPIHRPQLPDGVRIYAISDIHGCSHLLQPMLRVIDADLAHSRPRYAIEVFMGDYVDRGPDTRATLDLLVERSRRGNSIFLKGNHEAFLVRVFEDPSLFEDWIRIGGAQTLMSYGLAPPDLKRDDPASIMRDLIRAMPGEHLEFLDELRLSFTCGDFFFVHAGVRPGVPLAEQSESDLLWIREEFLRSEEQFSKYIVHGHTPVRTAEILANRVNIDTGAYATGNLTLMSIQGSRMLAV; via the coding sequence ATGACATCTCTTGCCCGGTCACACCCGCCAATTCACAGGCCGCAACTGCCCGACGGCGTTCGCATTTACGCGATCTCGGATATTCATGGCTGCTCGCATTTGCTGCAGCCCATGCTGCGGGTCATCGACGCCGACTTGGCCCACAGTCGGCCACGCTATGCGATCGAGGTGTTCATGGGCGATTACGTCGATCGCGGACCGGACACGCGCGCCACCCTTGACCTCCTGGTTGAACGAAGCCGGCGGGGAAACTCGATTTTTCTCAAGGGAAACCACGAGGCATTTCTGGTGAGGGTTTTCGAAGACCCATCGTTGTTTGAAGATTGGATTCGCATCGGAGGCGCCCAGACGCTCATGTCCTATGGACTCGCGCCGCCAGACCTGAAGCGCGACGACCCGGCGTCGATCATGCGCGACTTGATCCGCGCAATGCCGGGGGAGCATCTGGAGTTCCTGGACGAACTACGCCTTAGTTTTACCTGTGGAGACTTCTTCTTTGTCCACGCCGGCGTTCGCCCGGGTGTCCCCTTGGCCGAGCAAAGCGAAAGCGACCTGCTTTGGATTCGCGAAGAATTCCTTCGGAGCGAGGAGCAGTTCAGCAAATATATCGTTCATGGTCACACGCCGGTGCGCACCGCCGAAATCCTGGCAAACCGGGTCAACATCGATACGGGCGCCTACGCGACGGGCAATCTGACTCTCATGAGCATACAAGGCAGCCGGATGCTCGCGGTATGA
- a CDS encoding undecaprenyl-phosphate glucose phosphotransferase — MAVATYGSESAGALSSARGTALQRPFQIVIIAADLLLILLSYAAGAALYNVALASIGDGASMGAGLIVGVVFVAVAYSQDVYATHRLLNLVWQLRKAVFIWLASLTILAVAAFLLKSTDNLSRGTVIIFAAIGGAGLISLRFVWQFVLATNYARSRLVDRKVILLSLKPLDFTSSRFKDLRRNGFDVMRHFVLGIDSGDGHWERQIRDVIRQSRQADVDEYLLAIDWNELPMLRKIGPFLRAVPQPVRLLPDDSIADLVSRPFLPVSGTVAVEIQRPPLSVFERLQKRCLDVGVALLALVILAPLLLTVAVLIKVGSPGAAIFRQSRRGFNGKPFEIWKFRTMTVCEDGQTITQATKRDARVTKIGRFLRMTSIDELPQLWNVLRGDMSLVGPRPHALAHDNYYDELISKYVYRHHMKPGLTGWAQVNGFRGETPTIDLMEKRVEYDVWYVSNWSIWLDLKIMARTASTVLFQEAY; from the coding sequence ATGGCTGTTGCAACTTATGGTTCTGAAAGCGCTGGTGCACTGTCGTCGGCGCGCGGCACGGCTCTTCAGCGGCCTTTTCAGATCGTCATAATCGCTGCTGATCTGCTGCTCATCCTGCTCAGTTACGCTGCAGGGGCGGCGCTCTACAATGTCGCGCTTGCCTCCATTGGCGACGGCGCATCGATGGGGGCTGGATTGATTGTCGGCGTTGTGTTCGTCGCAGTCGCATATTCCCAGGATGTCTACGCCACGCACCGCTTGCTGAATCTGGTCTGGCAGCTGCGCAAGGCCGTCTTCATCTGGTTGGCGTCGCTGACGATCCTCGCTGTCGCGGCCTTTTTGCTGAAATCGACGGACAATCTGTCTCGCGGCACGGTGATCATTTTTGCTGCAATCGGCGGCGCCGGATTGATCAGCCTGCGCTTTGTCTGGCAGTTCGTACTCGCGACAAACTATGCCAGAAGCCGGCTGGTCGATCGCAAGGTGATCCTGTTGAGCCTGAAGCCGCTCGATTTCACCTCAAGCCGCTTCAAGGATTTGCGCAGGAACGGTTTCGACGTCATGCGTCATTTCGTGCTTGGGATCGACAGCGGCGATGGCCATTGGGAGCGGCAGATTCGCGATGTCATTCGGCAGTCTCGCCAGGCGGACGTCGACGAATATCTTCTAGCGATCGATTGGAACGAATTGCCGATGCTTCGAAAGATCGGGCCCTTCCTGCGCGCGGTGCCCCAACCGGTACGCCTTCTGCCGGACGATTCAATCGCCGACCTCGTGTCGCGCCCATTCCTGCCGGTCAGTGGGACCGTGGCGGTCGAGATTCAGCGGCCGCCGCTCAGCGTTTTCGAGCGTCTCCAAAAGCGCTGTCTAGATGTGGGAGTAGCCCTGTTGGCGCTCGTCATACTTGCACCGCTGTTGCTGACTGTCGCCGTTCTGATCAAGGTCGGATCGCCGGGAGCTGCCATCTTCCGCCAGTCGCGTAGAGGGTTCAACGGCAAGCCGTTCGAGATATGGAAATTTCGGACCATGACGGTCTGCGAGGACGGGCAGACGATTACCCAGGCCACCAAGCGGGATGCTCGGGTCACCAAGATCGGGCGTTTCCTTCGCATGACAAGCATCGACGAGTTGCCGCAGCTTTGGAATGTCTTGCGCGGCGACATGTCCCTGGTCGGGCCGCGCCCGCATGCGCTGGCCCATGACAATTATTACGACGAGCTCATCAGCAAATACGTCTACCGCCACCACATGAAACCGGGCCTGACAGGCTGGGCTCAGGTCAACGGCTTCCGGGGGGAAACCCCGACCATCGACCTGATGGAAAAAAGGGTGGAATATGACGTCTGGTACGTCAGCAATTGGAGTATCTGGCTGGATCTGAAGATCATGGCGCGTACGGCCTCGACGGTGCTGTTCCAGGAGGCCTATTAG
- a CDS encoding GNVR domain-containing protein, translating into MYQPREHFQSGHRFGIEFGGAVLSFDRVTDVLRRQWPLIAAAVGASLALVIVYLVLAKPMYTANARIMMDTRQTQVLDKDSGTNSALIDTGYVDSQVEVINSDDLILSIVRRLRLTEDPEFNGSNPGLLAVVTGKIMSVFGSGEPPTQERIEHAVVESIQKSLRVERVLTTYVLSLSYRAHSPDKAVKIVNAIADAYIVGALEAKYQSTKRATEWLQQRSVELSEQATASDRAVQTFKAEHNIVGTSRGLMSEQQLSDLNTQLVQARAATAEAKARLDRIEAISDQDLAQPTVTDALNNSVITRLRAQYLDLQAQYADWSRRYGKTHLAAVNLANKMEELRKNIADELHRIGDAYRSDYEIAKSREASLDKNVKELVAQAGHTGQAEVKLRDLESAADTYRNLYNNFLEKLQSATQNQSFPISEARLISTATKPDRKSSPRTVLALVGGLVGGLCLGFGAAFARELLNDVLRTPGEVEDELGVKCLGVLPDIRPPTTRGLLSASAKADEAGLSRYVVDHPFSRFAETLRNIKVSIDVARMTREIKVIGIVSSLPKEGKTTVAANFAQLIAMTGHRTILIDGDLHTRSLTRDLAPNANSGLVEALSDPTGFSYHVQRSKETGLDFLPSIVASRMVNSADVIASRPMADLLAMLREHYEYIIIDLAPVMPVADSKAFSPLIDAMVYVIEWGATTRAALQESISGSEILQKKLLGAVLNRANPKMLGRIEAYKGKHRNSYYVEHS; encoded by the coding sequence ATGTATCAGCCTAGAGAACACTTCCAATCGGGACACCGATTCGGCATCGAGTTTGGCGGCGCGGTCCTCAGTTTTGACCGTGTGACCGACGTCCTTCGTCGGCAATGGCCGCTGATCGCTGCGGCAGTCGGCGCCTCGCTGGCTCTGGTGATCGTCTATCTGGTTCTGGCAAAGCCGATGTATACGGCAAACGCCCGTATCATGATGGACACCCGGCAAACCCAGGTTCTGGACAAGGACAGCGGGACCAACAGCGCTCTGATCGACACCGGCTATGTCGACAGCCAGGTCGAAGTCATCAATTCTGACGACCTTATCCTTTCAATCGTTCGCCGCCTGCGGCTCACCGAGGATCCCGAATTCAACGGATCCAATCCAGGACTTCTCGCCGTCGTCACCGGCAAGATCATGTCGGTGTTCGGATCCGGCGAACCGCCCACCCAGGAGCGGATTGAACATGCCGTGGTCGAATCGATTCAAAAGAGTCTCAGAGTCGAGCGCGTCCTGACCACATATGTCTTGTCGCTCAGTTATCGCGCACACAGCCCGGACAAGGCAGTCAAGATCGTAAATGCGATCGCCGATGCCTACATCGTGGGTGCACTGGAAGCAAAATACCAGTCCACGAAACGGGCGACCGAATGGCTCCAGCAGCGGAGTGTCGAGCTCAGCGAGCAGGCGACGGCGAGCGACCGCGCGGTGCAAACCTTCAAGGCGGAGCACAATATCGTCGGAACCAGCCGCGGCCTCATGTCCGAGCAGCAACTGTCGGACTTGAATACACAGCTGGTTCAGGCGCGGGCGGCCACGGCCGAAGCCAAGGCGCGCCTCGATCGGATCGAAGCGATTTCCGACCAGGATCTCGCCCAGCCGACCGTGACGGACGCCCTTAACAACTCGGTTATTACGCGCCTGCGCGCCCAGTACCTCGATTTGCAGGCCCAATATGCCGATTGGTCAAGGCGTTACGGCAAGACTCATCTTGCGGCGGTCAATTTGGCCAACAAGATGGAGGAGCTGCGCAAGAATATCGCCGATGAGCTTCATCGGATTGGCGACGCTTATCGCAGTGACTACGAGATCGCAAAAAGTCGAGAGGCATCTCTCGACAAGAACGTGAAAGAGCTGGTCGCCCAAGCGGGTCACACCGGCCAGGCGGAAGTCAAGCTCCGCGATCTCGAAAGCGCCGCCGACACCTATCGCAATCTCTACAACAACTTCCTGGAGAAGCTGCAAAGCGCCACGCAGAACCAGAGCTTCCCGATCAGCGAGGCCCGCCTGATCAGCACCGCGACCAAGCCTGATCGCAAAAGTTCGCCGCGGACGGTTTTGGCCCTGGTGGGGGGCCTGGTAGGCGGCCTCTGTCTCGGCTTCGGCGCCGCCTTTGCGCGCGAGCTACTCAACGACGTCTTGCGGACTCCCGGAGAGGTCGAGGACGAACTCGGCGTGAAGTGCCTTGGTGTCCTGCCAGATATTCGCCCGCCGACAACACGTGGGTTGCTTTCGGCATCCGCGAAAGCCGACGAAGCGGGGCTATCCCGCTACGTTGTTGATCATCCATTCTCGCGGTTTGCGGAGACGTTGCGCAACATCAAGGTTTCGATCGACGTTGCGCGTATGACCCGAGAGATCAAGGTCATTGGCATTGTATCGTCGCTGCCAAAGGAAGGAAAAACGACGGTCGCGGCCAATTTCGCTCAATTGATCGCCATGACAGGTCACCGCACCATCCTCATCGACGGCGACTTGCATACGCGCTCACTCACGCGGGACCTCGCACCTAACGCCAACAGCGGACTGGTCGAGGCCCTCAGTGATCCCACGGGCTTCAGCTATCACGTGCAACGAAGCAAGGAGACCGGTCTCGATTTCCTGCCCTCCATCGTTGCTTCGCGCATGGTCAATTCGGCCGACGTCATCGCGTCGAGGCCAATGGCCGACCTGCTCGCGATGCTACGGGAACACTACGAATATATCATTATCGACCTTGCCCCGGTGATGCCGGTGGCGGACTCCAAGGCGTTCAGCCCCCTCATCGATGCAATGGTCTATGTGATCGAATGGGGAGCAACCACGCGAGCTGCGCTTCAGGAATCAATCTCGGGATCGGAGATCCTTCAGAAGAAGCTGCTGGGTGCCGTCCTCAATCGCGCCAACCCGAAGATGCTTGGGCGCATCGAGGCGTATAAGGGTAAGCACCGCAACAGCTACTACGTCGAACATTCCTAG
- a CDS encoding acyltransferase has product MTELVHREKAHVLPLDSIRGIAATSVVIHHLLLMPTFLAAFPHNAWINCSFFRSAWLLVDLFFVLSGIVMSLSYVEGDFGRFSLREFMVRRLARVYPLHIVMLIANLLFRLLRIGLVAAGVVVAAPAAFEVNNAYSFLLNVFLLHSMGLIDYLSWNAPSWSISVEFYTYLVFGLIVLLAQRMRSLSWFYAVSGLVAVASLVIIIFVLDKRSLGLQTDFGILRCFVSFFLGVLTVRIVRRLPGKPSPAVQGGLQLIAMIASIVLVSVAETNPAATFLAPLVFAAFLGSLLAFPDALLVPKILVARPLVWLGRRSYSIYMVHALVVLFAEYFVRALGPRPIAALDSIWAGLPATLNLVISLAAVLAVSHFSYLYVEILGGKLLRNVLGSRPDFSPSPAPSARLTN; this is encoded by the coding sequence GTGACGGAGTTGGTTCATCGTGAGAAAGCGCATGTCCTGCCGCTCGACAGCATCCGGGGTATCGCCGCGACATCTGTGGTGATCCACCATCTCCTGCTGATGCCGACCTTTCTCGCGGCATTCCCACACAATGCATGGATCAACTGCTCGTTCTTCAGAAGCGCGTGGCTATTGGTCGACTTGTTCTTCGTCCTCAGTGGCATCGTGATGTCGTTGAGCTATGTCGAGGGCGACTTCGGGCGCTTCTCGTTGCGCGAATTCATGGTGCGGCGTCTGGCGCGGGTCTATCCGCTTCACATCGTCATGCTGATCGCAAACCTGCTGTTCCGCCTCCTGCGTATCGGCTTGGTCGCCGCAGGCGTCGTGGTTGCCGCGCCAGCCGCTTTCGAGGTGAACAATGCCTATTCCTTCCTGCTCAACGTCTTTCTCCTGCATTCGATGGGGCTGATTGACTATCTCAGCTGGAACGCTCCGAGCTGGAGCATAAGTGTCGAATTCTACACCTATCTGGTGTTCGGCTTGATCGTCCTGCTGGCCCAGCGCATGCGTTCGCTGTCGTGGTTCTACGCCGTCTCCGGGCTGGTCGCGGTCGCAAGTCTGGTCATCATCATCTTCGTGCTCGACAAGAGGAGCCTGGGACTCCAGACCGATTTCGGCATTCTTCGCTGTTTTGTGAGCTTCTTCCTCGGTGTCTTGACCGTCAGGATCGTTCGTCGCCTGCCAGGCAAGCCGAGCCCTGCCGTGCAGGGAGGGCTGCAGCTGATCGCCATGATTGCCAGTATCGTCCTGGTCAGCGTCGCCGAGACCAATCCGGCGGCCACCTTCCTGGCGCCACTTGTTTTCGCAGCCTTCCTCGGCAGCCTGCTGGCGTTTCCGGATGCATTGCTGGTGCCGAAGATTTTGGTGGCGCGGCCGCTGGTATGGCTGGGGCGCAGATCCTACTCCATCTATATGGTGCATGCGCTCGTGGTGCTTTTCGCGGAGTACTTCGTGCGCGCACTCGGGCCACGGCCGATCGCGGCGCTCGATTCGATCTGGGCCGGGCTGCCGGCAACGCTGAATCTCGTGATCTCCCTGGCAGCTGTGCTGGCGGTTTCGCACTTCAGCTATCTCTACGTTGAGATTCTCGGCGGCAAGCTGCTTCGGAATGTTCTTGGAAGCCGGCCCGATTTTTCGCCATCTCCCGCGCCATCGGCGCGGCTGACGAACTGA
- a CDS encoding acyltransferase — protein MHRRLAFIDTLRGLAVLSVLFQHVFEVIVQKHPTGAYYWVFHDAIGYYMNFGRFGVVLFFFVSGFVIPFSFPDSATPVRDFTISRFFRLYPAYWTSMLIGLVTMQVLESNAYPLSQVIANVTMLQTFVNIPNLWVFYWTLAIELLFYVGCTILFAMGLLNRRFTAVAIVIAAALVGTVAALLVESRTVSSLMEVGLNLSAMFLGKIIRDTVIGGKLRWSHVAVCTVFYAIFAMTLAERRFGGVYQENFFYSYSIGAAYVCAALVFIAFAAFGERLAWRPMAFVGTISYSVYLMSPFVIVWIHRLVWLGDGPLGWAAFAALVAALSILVSWSTYAFVEKPSISFGQRFRSKRRRAVVLEPALSAQGAAE, from the coding sequence ATGCATAGACGGCTTGCATTCATCGATACGCTGCGCGGCCTTGCCGTGTTGTCGGTGCTGTTCCAGCACGTGTTCGAGGTGATCGTCCAGAAGCACCCCACCGGCGCGTATTATTGGGTCTTCCACGATGCGATCGGCTACTACATGAACTTCGGCCGGTTCGGAGTCGTGCTGTTCTTCTTCGTCAGCGGATTCGTCATCCCCTTCAGTTTTCCGGACAGTGCTACGCCCGTGCGCGATTTCACGATCAGCCGCTTCTTTCGGCTCTACCCGGCGTACTGGACGTCGATGCTGATCGGGCTCGTCACGATGCAGGTGCTGGAGTCCAACGCCTATCCCTTGTCGCAGGTCATCGCGAACGTGACGATGCTGCAGACGTTCGTGAACATCCCGAACCTCTGGGTGTTCTACTGGACGTTGGCGATCGAGCTCCTGTTCTATGTCGGATGCACCATTCTTTTCGCGATGGGACTGCTGAACCGCCGGTTTACTGCAGTTGCGATTGTCATTGCTGCGGCGCTGGTCGGGACAGTCGCAGCACTCCTGGTCGAAAGCAGGACGGTGTCGTCGCTCATGGAGGTCGGGCTGAACCTTTCGGCGATGTTCCTGGGCAAGATCATCCGCGACACCGTCATCGGCGGGAAGCTGCGATGGTCGCACGTCGCCGTGTGTACGGTGTTCTATGCGATCTTCGCCATGACGCTGGCGGAGAGGAGGTTCGGCGGCGTCTATCAGGAGAACTTCTTCTACAGCTATTCGATCGGAGCGGCTTACGTCTGCGCTGCGCTCGTCTTCATCGCGTTTGCGGCGTTCGGTGAGAGGTTGGCCTGGCGCCCGATGGCGTTCGTGGGAACCATCAGCTATTCCGTCTATTTGATGTCGCCATTCGTGATCGTCTGGATCCATCGCCTCGTCTGGCTGGGTGATGGGCCACTGGGATGGGCCGCTTTCGCCGCGCTGGTCGCGGCGCTGTCGATCCTGGTCAGCTGGTCGACTTATGCGTTCGTCGAGAAGCCCAGCATCTCGTTCGGCCAAAGGTTCCGGTCGAAGCGCAGGAGGGCGGTCGTTCTCGAGCCGGCGCTCAGCGCGCAAGGGGCAGCTGAGTGA
- a CDS encoding acyltransferase, with amino-acid sequence MIETTRQPNAGYDGSFVPSVQGLRGIAALSVLMDHFYDMPKGGVYDIPDPGFLPPLWLWLQSVINVGGHGVELFFMISGFLIPASLVRHGSLPRFFFDRILRIMPVFVVLHLALFVIGPIVGYKFFRGIDLTSYLAIFTANLFFVQDALGLPIAQQNAWTLTYEWAFYIWFALTFSMVRIGGRMLAAPMILLGVACLLHWPITAFFCIGMLLSATGWRISIPGPLGLMAGLTCGIAMYASLVLFHPFVGLIPGLLLFAMVLAPDSGFARVLSTPALQYVGKISYSLYLVHPFVLFPLQVIGLKLVAIGVDRWLLWAAFILLGSLMSLIASAISYELIEVRLRRLLDGAVRGLFFRSLSKMEQSA; translated from the coding sequence GTGATCGAAACAACGCGCCAGCCGAATGCCGGATACGACGGATCTTTCGTTCCCTCCGTCCAGGGACTTCGTGGCATTGCGGCTCTGAGCGTGCTGATGGATCATTTCTACGACATGCCAAAGGGAGGCGTGTACGACATTCCGGATCCCGGTTTCCTGCCGCCGCTCTGGCTCTGGCTGCAATCGGTAATCAATGTCGGCGGCCACGGTGTCGAGCTGTTTTTCATGATCAGCGGCTTCCTGATCCCGGCCAGTCTGGTGCGGCACGGCTCGCTGCCACGGTTCTTCTTCGACCGTATCCTGCGCATCATGCCGGTGTTCGTCGTGCTGCATCTCGCGCTGTTCGTGATTGGCCCGATCGTGGGCTACAAATTCTTCCGCGGGATCGATCTGACCAGCTATCTGGCGATCTTCACGGCCAATCTGTTCTTCGTGCAGGATGCTCTCGGCTTGCCCATCGCTCAGCAGAATGCCTGGACCTTGACTTACGAGTGGGCGTTCTACATCTGGTTCGCGCTGACATTCTCGATGGTGCGCATCGGAGGTAGAATGCTGGCGGCGCCCATGATCTTGCTGGGTGTGGCCTGCCTTCTGCATTGGCCGATCACTGCGTTCTTCTGCATCGGCATGCTTCTCAGCGCCACGGGCTGGCGCATCTCCATTCCGGGACCTCTTGGTTTGATGGCGGGCCTGACTTGCGGGATCGCCATGTACGCGAGTCTCGTGCTGTTTCACCCGTTCGTGGGTCTTATTCCGGGCCTTTTGCTGTTTGCCATGGTGCTGGCTCCGGACTCCGGCTTCGCCAGGGTCCTCAGCACGCCGGCCCTGCAGTATGTCGGCAAGATAAGTTACAGCCTGTATCTCGTGCACCCGTTTGTCCTGTTTCCGTTGCAGGTGATCGGGCTCAAGCTCGTGGCTATCGGTGTCGACCGCTGGCTGCTGTGGGCAGCATTCATCCTGCTGGGCTCGTTGATGTCGCTGATTGCAAGCGCGATCAGCTATGAGCTGATCGAGGTAAGGTTGAGACGCCTGTTGGATGGCGCGGTCCGCGGCTTGTTCTTTCGGTCGTTGAGCAAGATGGAACAATCCGCCTAG
- a CDS encoding glycosyltransferase family 4 protein, whose translation MNSPATAFKRDSRRLRVAIYAPHFAEYSYRLASGLARHCDVRLVLNRKDANQQWELADIAATTPFNTRIRDLSLRRAGAIGIPASFMDIISFRPDVVHCHEVPEVYTSKLIQLLRPLGIPLVLTVHDAIPHSEGGSGTSPREDGWRARMRAAASVVTTHGESCIADFRQASPDFTGEIVSSMHGVLMVPPTRAAAIESESARILFFGRMWAYKGLDVFIDAIDLLDRRGVAHEAIVAGRGPEMTRLGARMEAMPTVKTINAYISPEDTGQLFQSAAVVALPYKDATQSGVLASAYGNSRPVVASATGGIPDVVTDGVNGLLVPPGNAAALADALERVLTSKSLAAALTDGARQTAAGPLNWDRIADGLLPSYRKLAGRTVS comes from the coding sequence ATGAATTCGCCCGCCACTGCCTTCAAACGTGATTCCAGGCGCTTGCGCGTGGCGATCTATGCGCCGCATTTTGCAGAATATTCCTACCGGCTCGCATCGGGGTTGGCGCGCCATTGCGATGTTCGCCTCGTCCTCAACCGCAAGGATGCGAACCAGCAATGGGAACTGGCCGATATCGCGGCGACGACACCCTTCAACACGAGGATTCGCGATCTGAGCCTGCGCCGCGCCGGCGCCATCGGCATTCCGGCTTCGTTCATGGACATAATTTCGTTTCGTCCAGACGTGGTTCATTGTCACGAAGTTCCGGAAGTCTATACGTCCAAGCTGATCCAGTTGCTGCGTCCGCTTGGAATCCCGCTGGTGCTGACCGTTCATGACGCGATTCCCCATTCGGAAGGCGGTTCTGGCACTTCTCCACGCGAGGATGGCTGGCGCGCGCGCATGCGCGCGGCAGCATCAGTCGTCACGACGCACGGCGAGAGCTGCATTGCAGATTTTCGCCAGGCCTCGCCGGACTTTACTGGAGAAATCGTCTCCAGCATGCATGGCGTGCTCATGGTGCCCCCGACGCGCGCCGCCGCCATCGAATCCGAATCTGCACGAATCCTGTTTTTTGGGCGGATGTGGGCTTACAAGGGGTTGGACGTCTTCATCGACGCAATCGACCTGCTCGACCGGCGCGGCGTGGCCCACGAAGCGATCGTCGCGGGCCGCGGTCCCGAGATGACGCGGCTTGGCGCGCGCATGGAGGCGATGCCGACGGTCAAAACGATCAACGCCTATATCTCGCCCGAGGATACCGGCCAATTGTTTCAGTCGGCGGCCGTGGTCGCCCTGCCCTATAAGGATGCGACGCAGAGCGGCGTGCTGGCGTCTGCTTACGGGAATTCCCGTCCCGTCGTCGCCAGCGCCACCGGTGGCATTCCTGACGTCGTGACAGACGGAGTGAACGGGCTTCTGGTTCCGCCCGGCAATGCTGCCGCCTTGGCCGATGCGCTCGAACGCGTCCTGACCTCGAAGTCGCTTGCCGCGGCATTGACCGATGGTGCACGGCAGACAGCAGCCGGTCCGTTGAACTGGGATCGCATCGCCGATGGCCTGTTGCCATCCTACCGCAAGCTTGCCGGCCGTACCGTGAGTTGA